A genomic segment from Spinacia oleracea cultivar Varoflay chromosome 3, BTI_SOV_V1, whole genome shotgun sequence encodes:
- the LOC110782503 gene encoding remorin-like isoform X2, which produces MASLATEEAKMVETETTAAAPLTPPQESPAPLAVETQETVVLAEEKVVEQVPPPPPPSAAATVVETPEPQNTPVSVENNPKEDKPLEEKPIVEKFADEKSLEEKPIEEKSVEEKENSVGEKSLEGSVARDAKLVRVQTEKRNSLIKAWEESELCKVENKAHKNIASVEAWENSKKASVEAELKKMEEKLERKKAEYAEKMKNKVAMIHKEAEEKKAAIEAKRAEDVLKSEEMAAKFRATGKAPKKLLLGLF; this is translated from the exons ATGGCAAGTTTGGCAACAGAGGAAGCAAAGATGGTGGAGACTGAAACTACGGCGGCGGCGCCTCTTACTCCTCCGCAAGAGTCACCAGCGCCGCTGGCCGTGGAGACCCAGGAAACTGTGGTTCTGGCTGAGGAGAAAGTTGTGGAACAAGttccaccaccaccgccgccttCTGCCGCCGCCACTGTGGTAGAAACCCCTGAACCTCAAAACACCCCTGTTTCTGTTGAAA ATAATCCTAAGGAGGACAAGCCTTTGGAGGAGAAGCCTATCGTGGAGAAGTTTGCAGACGAGAAATCTTTAGAGGAGAAGCCTATCGAGGAGAAGTCTgtagaagagaaagagaattcTGTAGGGGAAAAGTCTTTAGAGGGATCTGTTGCTAGAG ATGCTAAGCTTGTACGAGTTCAGACCGAGAAGAGGAACTCACTCATCAAAGCATGGGAAGAAAGTGAGTTGTGCAAGGTCGAAAACAA GGCACACAAGAATATTGCTTCTGTAGAGGCATGGGAGAATAGCAAAAAAGCATCTGTTGAGGCtgagctaaaaaagatggag GAAAAGTTGGAAAGGAAGAAGGCAGAATATGCggaaaaaatgaagaacaaagtgGCTATGATTCACAAGGAAGCAGAAGAGAAGAAGGCGGCAATTGAAGCGAAACGTGCTGAAGATGTGTTAAAATCAGAAGAAATGGCTGCCAAATTTCGTGCCACTGGAAAGGCCCCCAAGAAACTTCTTCTTGGTTTGTTCTAA
- the LOC110782503 gene encoding remorin-like isoform X1, producing the protein MASLATEEAKMVETETTAAAPLTPPQESPAPLAVETQETVVLAEEKVVEQVPPPPPPSAAATVVETPEPQNTPVSVEKVTDNPKEDKPLEEKPIVEKFADEKSLEEKPIEEKSVEEKENSVGEKSLEGSVARDAKLVRVQTEKRNSLIKAWEESELCKVENKAHKNIASVEAWENSKKASVEAELKKMEEKLERKKAEYAEKMKNKVAMIHKEAEEKKAAIEAKRAEDVLKSEEMAAKFRATGKAPKKLLLGLF; encoded by the exons ATGGCAAGTTTGGCAACAGAGGAAGCAAAGATGGTGGAGACTGAAACTACGGCGGCGGCGCCTCTTACTCCTCCGCAAGAGTCACCAGCGCCGCTGGCCGTGGAGACCCAGGAAACTGTGGTTCTGGCTGAGGAGAAAGTTGTGGAACAAGttccaccaccaccgccgccttCTGCCGCCGCCACTGTGGTAGAAACCCCTGAACCTCAAAACACCCCTGTTTCTGTTGAAA AGGTTACAGATAATCCTAAGGAGGACAAGCCTTTGGAGGAGAAGCCTATCGTGGAGAAGTTTGCAGACGAGAAATCTTTAGAGGAGAAGCCTATCGAGGAGAAGTCTgtagaagagaaagagaattcTGTAGGGGAAAAGTCTTTAGAGGGATCTGTTGCTAGAG ATGCTAAGCTTGTACGAGTTCAGACCGAGAAGAGGAACTCACTCATCAAAGCATGGGAAGAAAGTGAGTTGTGCAAGGTCGAAAACAA GGCACACAAGAATATTGCTTCTGTAGAGGCATGGGAGAATAGCAAAAAAGCATCTGTTGAGGCtgagctaaaaaagatggag GAAAAGTTGGAAAGGAAGAAGGCAGAATATGCggaaaaaatgaagaacaaagtgGCTATGATTCACAAGGAAGCAGAAGAGAAGAAGGCGGCAATTGAAGCGAAACGTGCTGAAGATGTGTTAAAATCAGAAGAAATGGCTGCCAAATTTCGTGCCACTGGAAAGGCCCCCAAGAAACTTCTTCTTGGTTTGTTCTAA